In one window of Burkholderia sp. NRF60-BP8 DNA:
- a CDS encoding LysE family translocator, protein MSFKLYLSFLAASVVLIYAPGPVNLLTMNQALRTGWRRALPCVWGGTLAVLLQLALTALCLNSLVHLDEHALTVLRWAGAAYLVWLGGKQWLSRAPGGAAGAPADAGAGTASAAPDTDTGRALFWRGVATSGLNPKTLLFFPSFFPQFISPNADWSLNLQYLLLAATFALLFAGGVASMALFSHRLSRALQRPARMRAMNRVTGGLLVGMGAIMVGWN, encoded by the coding sequence ATGTCGTTCAAGCTTTATCTGTCGTTCCTCGCCGCTTCCGTCGTCCTCATCTACGCGCCCGGCCCCGTCAACCTGCTCACGATGAACCAGGCGCTGCGCACCGGCTGGCGCCGCGCGCTGCCGTGCGTGTGGGGCGGCACGCTCGCCGTGCTGCTGCAACTCGCGCTGACCGCGCTGTGCCTGAATTCGCTGGTCCACCTCGACGAACACGCGCTGACCGTGCTGCGCTGGGCCGGCGCCGCATATCTCGTCTGGCTCGGCGGCAAGCAATGGCTGAGTCGCGCGCCAGGCGGCGCAGCCGGGGCACCGGCCGACGCCGGCGCCGGAACGGCAAGCGCCGCGCCGGACACCGACACCGGGCGCGCGCTGTTCTGGCGCGGCGTCGCGACTTCCGGGCTGAATCCGAAGACGCTGCTGTTCTTTCCGTCGTTCTTTCCGCAGTTCATCAGCCCGAATGCCGACTGGAGCCTCAACCTTCAATACCTGCTGCTCGCCGCGACGTTCGCGCTGCTGTTCGCGGGCGGCGTCGCGTCGATGGCGCTGTTCTCGCACCGGCTGAGCCGCGCGTTGCAGCGGCCGGCGCGCATGCGTGCGATGAACCGCGTGACGGGCGGGCTGCTCGTCGGGATGGGCGCGATCATGGTCGGCTGGAATTGA
- a CDS encoding methyl-accepting chemotaxis protein — MRLTQLGRVSVGTRLAALACALVALLFTVFAWALAHFAGQQLADEAHARIADKEQSIGAMVELFDKALSAEATRAMTLFASFLPADFALDPARTVDIGGVAAPTLSAGGQPLDLDYSIPDQFLKKSGAIATIFARDGDDFVRITTSLKKQDGARAVGTKLDRAGPAYAPLVAGRSYTGLAKLFGRPYITQYKPVTDATGRVIGALFVGLDIGAELKLVEDGIRSLKIGDNGYYFVLDASQGPSRGAFVVHPDAAGQPADGTRAPYAQMLSAGQGRLAYTSTDPAAHDRGPTAKVVSFTTIPQWQWLVGGIALDDELLATMRATRNRFLMIGAVLVAAFATLFVIVVRRVVSRPLEAAARASERYAAGDLSVRIRDGANAHDSAGNDEISRLVQAVDGIGDGLARIVAQVRNSAADIAHGTVGIAAGSGDIAARIATQASSVEQTAASMEQITAAVQQSAEHAAQANALVADASAAATNGDAAVQRVVATMDDIGRATRRIAEITGAIEGIAFQTNILALNAAVEAARAGEHGKGFAVVAAEVRALAQRSAAAVKEIDTLSTESSTTVEQGYRIADAARGTMRDIVARVDQVRTLIGEISAASREQSIGIEQVNLAVTQIGDATQQNARLISDAERAAVALRDQAAQLSEAVSVFRLARGA; from the coding sequence ATGAGATTGACCCAATTGGGCCGGGTGAGCGTCGGTACGCGTCTTGCCGCGCTGGCGTGCGCGCTCGTTGCACTGCTGTTCACCGTTTTCGCGTGGGCGCTCGCCCATTTTGCCGGCCAGCAACTCGCCGACGAGGCGCACGCACGGATCGCCGACAAGGAGCAGTCGATCGGCGCGATGGTCGAACTGTTCGACAAGGCGCTGTCGGCCGAAGCGACACGCGCGATGACGCTGTTCGCGAGCTTCCTGCCGGCCGATTTCGCGCTCGATCCGGCGCGCACCGTCGACATCGGCGGCGTCGCCGCGCCGACGCTGTCCGCCGGCGGCCAGCCGCTCGACCTCGACTATTCGATTCCCGACCAGTTTCTGAAGAAAAGCGGTGCGATCGCGACGATCTTCGCGCGCGACGGCGACGACTTCGTGCGCATCACGACGTCGCTGAAGAAGCAGGACGGCGCGCGCGCGGTCGGCACGAAGCTCGACCGCGCCGGCCCCGCGTACGCGCCGCTGGTCGCCGGGCGCAGCTACACCGGCCTCGCGAAGCTGTTCGGCCGGCCGTACATCACGCAGTACAAGCCGGTGACCGACGCGACCGGCCGCGTAATCGGCGCGCTGTTCGTCGGCCTCGACATCGGCGCCGAGCTCAAGCTCGTCGAAGACGGCATCCGCTCGCTGAAAATCGGCGACAACGGCTACTACTTCGTGCTCGATGCATCGCAGGGCCCGTCGCGCGGCGCGTTCGTCGTGCATCCCGACGCGGCGGGCCAACCGGCCGACGGCACGCGCGCGCCCTACGCGCAGATGCTCTCGGCCGGCCAGGGCCGGCTCGCGTACACGTCGACCGACCCGGCCGCGCACGACCGCGGGCCGACCGCGAAAGTCGTGTCGTTCACGACGATTCCGCAGTGGCAATGGCTCGTCGGCGGCATCGCGCTCGACGACGAACTGCTCGCCACCATGCGCGCCACCCGCAACCGTTTCCTGATGATCGGCGCCGTGCTCGTCGCGGCGTTCGCGACGCTGTTCGTCATCGTCGTGCGGCGCGTCGTGAGCCGGCCGCTGGAAGCCGCCGCACGCGCGTCCGAGCGCTATGCGGCGGGCGACCTCAGCGTGCGTATCCGCGACGGCGCGAACGCGCACGACAGCGCGGGCAACGACGAGATCAGCCGGCTCGTGCAGGCCGTCGACGGGATCGGCGACGGCCTCGCGCGAATCGTCGCGCAGGTGCGCAACAGCGCGGCCGACATCGCGCACGGCACGGTCGGCATCGCGGCCGGCAGCGGCGACATCGCCGCGCGCATCGCGACGCAGGCGAGCAGCGTCGAACAGACGGCCGCGAGCATGGAGCAGATCACCGCCGCCGTGCAGCAGAGCGCCGAGCATGCGGCGCAAGCCAACGCGCTGGTCGCGGACGCGTCGGCCGCCGCGACGAACGGCGACGCCGCGGTGCAGCGCGTGGTCGCGACGATGGACGACATCGGCCGCGCGACGCGCCGGATCGCCGAGATCACCGGCGCGATCGAAGGCATCGCGTTCCAGACCAACATCCTCGCGCTGAACGCGGCCGTCGAGGCCGCCCGCGCGGGCGAACACGGCAAGGGCTTCGCGGTGGTCGCGGCCGAGGTGCGCGCGCTCGCGCAACGCAGCGCAGCCGCGGTCAAGGAGATCGACACGCTGAGCACCGAATCGTCGACGACGGTCGAACAGGGTTACCGGATCGCGGACGCCGCGCGCGGCACGATGCGCGACATCGTCGCGCGGGTCGACCAGGTCCGCACGCTGATCGGCGAGATCAGCGCCGCGTCGCGCGAGCAATCGATCGGCATCGAGCAGGTGAACCTGGCCGTCACGCAGATCGGCGACGCGACGCAGCAGAATGCGAGGCTGATCTCGGACGCCGAGCGCGCGGCCGTCGCGTTGCGCGACCAGGCCGCGCAACTGTCGGAGGCGGTGAGCGTGTTCCGGCTGGCGCGCGGCGCGTAA
- a CDS encoding YqaA family protein has translation MSELLTYGGLFAVSMVAATLFPLQSEAVLAGLLLAGREPVWALVLVASVGNVAGSAINWALGRGIEHFRERRWFPVKPSALARAERWYARYGRWSLLLSWAPVIGDPLTMIAGVLREPLPTFLAIVTIAKVGRYLAVAWLVTH, from the coding sequence ATGTCCGAATTGCTCACCTACGGCGGCCTGTTCGCCGTGTCGATGGTCGCCGCGACCCTGTTCCCGCTGCAATCCGAAGCCGTGCTCGCCGGCCTGCTGCTGGCCGGGCGCGAGCCTGTGTGGGCGTTGGTGCTCGTCGCGAGCGTCGGCAATGTCGCCGGCTCGGCGATCAACTGGGCGCTCGGCCGAGGGATCGAGCATTTCCGCGAGCGCCGCTGGTTTCCGGTCAAGCCGTCCGCGCTCGCGCGCGCCGAGCGCTGGTATGCGCGCTACGGCCGCTGGTCGCTGCTGCTGAGCTGGGCGCCGGTGATCGGCGATCCGCTGACGATGATCGCCGGCGTGCTGCGCGAGCCGCTGCCCACGTTTCTCGCGATCGTGACGATCGCGAAGGTCGGCCGCTATCTGGCCGTCGCGTGGCTCGTGACGCACTGA
- a CDS encoding Lrp/AsnC family transcriptional regulator, with the protein MATRERTPKTLDNQDRKILGALQKNARLSNAELAEQIGMSTTACWNRTRQLELDGYIDGYVALVNQRKLGYADIVILEVTLDRHEDDALARFGAELAALPEVLEAYLVSGEYDYWIKVAVDGTAGYERFLREKLYRISSIRHSRSMFALRCMKDVPSIQV; encoded by the coding sequence ATGGCTACCCGCGAACGCACGCCGAAAACGCTCGACAATCAGGACCGCAAGATCCTCGGTGCATTGCAGAAAAATGCGCGTCTGTCGAACGCCGAACTGGCCGAACAGATCGGCATGTCGACCACCGCCTGCTGGAACCGCACGCGACAACTCGAACTCGACGGCTACATCGACGGCTATGTCGCGCTGGTCAACCAGCGCAAGCTCGGCTACGCGGACATCGTGATCCTCGAAGTCACGCTCGATCGCCACGAGGACGACGCGCTGGCGCGCTTTGGCGCCGAGCTGGCGGCGCTGCCGGAGGTGCTCGAGGCGTATCTGGTGTCGGGGGAGTACGACTACTGGATCAAGGTGGCGGTGGACGGCACGGCCGGCTACGAGCGCTTCCTGCGCGAAAAGCTGTACCGGATTTCGAGCATCCGCCACAGCCGCTCGATGTTCGCGCTGCGGTGCATGAAGGACGTGCCTTCGATTCAGGTGTGA